In Vidua chalybeata isolate OUT-0048 chromosome 5, bVidCha1 merged haplotype, whole genome shotgun sequence, one genomic interval encodes:
- the LOC128788124 gene encoding LOW QUALITY PROTEIN: smoothened homolog (The sequence of the model RefSeq protein was modified relative to this genomic sequence to represent the inferred CDS: inserted 1 base in 1 codon; deleted 1 base in 1 codon) — PCTIVERERGWPDFLKCTTDRFPEGCPNEVQNIKFNSSGQCEAPLVRTDNPKSWYEDVEGCGIQCQNPLFTEKEHREMHVYIAAFSSVTIFCTFFTLATFVADWRNSNRYPAVILFYVNACFFVGSIGWLAQFMDGARDEIVCRADGTMRLGEPTSNETLSCVIIFVIVYYSLMSGVIWFVMLTYAWHTSFKXLGTTYQPLLGKTSYFHLITWSIPFVLTVAILAVAQVDGDSVSGICFVGYKNYRYRAGFVLAPIGLVLIVGGYFLIRGVMTLFSIKSNHPGLLSEKAASKINETMLRLGHFGFLAFGFVFITFGCHFYDFFNQAEWERSFREYVLCEANVTIATQTNKPIPECEIKNRPSLLVEKINLFAMFGTGVSMSTWVWTKATLLIWKRTWCRLTGQSDDQPKRIKKSKMIAKAFSKRKELLRDPGQELSFSMHTVSHDAPWVPGLAFNINEPSADVSSAWAQHVTKMVARRGAILPQDISVTPVATPVPPEERANLWVVEADVSPELQKRSGRKKKRRKKKKEVTPDPERCPGRSTVPSTVPRLPRLPPQPCLVAFAPDVLPDATSPGAVGRARGRRADVLHVISNPFCPESGAADPESPGAGRWHRNGGPLWPPQPGPLPRPGASRTQGCRAGLAPIHSRTNLVDAELLEPDSDF; from the exons CCCTGCACCATCGTGGAGCGCGAGCGCGGCTGGCCCGACTTCCTCAAGTGCACCACCGACCGCTTCCCCGAGGGCTGCCCG AACGAGGTGCAGAACATCAAGTTCAACAGCTCGGGGCAGTGCGAGGCGCCGCTGGTGAGGACGGACAACCCCAAGAGCTGGTACGAGGACGTGGAGGGCTGCGGCATCCAGTGCCAGAACCCGCTGTTCACCGAGAAGGAGCACCGCGAGATGCACGTCTACATCGCCGCCTTCAGCTCCGTCACCATCTTCTGCACCTTCTTCACCCTG GCCACGTTTGTCGCTGACTGGAGGAACTCCAACCGCTACCCCGCCGTCATCCTGTTCTACGTCAACGCCTGCTTCTTCGTGGGCAGCATTGGCTGGCTGGCACAGTTCATGGACGGCGCCCGCGACGAGATCGTGTGCCGGGCCGACGGCACCATGCGGCTGGGCGAGCCCAC CTCCAACGAGACGCTGTCCTGCGTCATCATCTTCGTCATCGTGTACTACTCGCTGATGTCGGGTGTCATCTGGTTTGTCATGCTCACCTACGCCTGGCACACGTCCTTCA CCCTGGGCACCACCTACCAGCCGCTGCTGGGCAAGACCTCCTACTTCCACCTCATCACCTGGTCCATCCCCTTCGTGCTCACCGTGGCCATCCTGGCCGTGGCGCAG GTGGACGGTGACTCCGTCAGTGGCATCTGCTTCGTGGGCTACAAGAACTACCGCTACCGAGCCGGCTTCGTGCTGGCCCCCATCGGGCTCGTGCTCATCGTGGGGGGCTATTTCCTCATCCGGG GGGTCATGACGCTCTTCTCCATCAAGAGCAACCACCCCGGGCTGCTGAGCGAGAAGGCGGCCAGCAAGATCAACGAGACCATGCTGCGCCTGG GGCATTTTGGCTTCTTGGCCTTCGGCTTCGTCTTCATCACCTTTGGCTGCCACTTCTATGACTTCTTCAACCAGGCCGAGTGGGAGCGCAGCTTCCGGGAATACGTCCT GTGTGAGGCCAACGTGACCATCGCCACGCAGACCAACAAGCCCATCCCGGAGTGCGAGATCAAGAACCGGCCGAGCCTCCTGGTGGAGAAGATCAACCTCTTCGCCATGTTCGGCACCGGCGTCTCCATGAGCACCTGGGTCTGGACCAAGGCCACCCTGCTCATCTGGAAGCGCACCTGGTGCAG GCTGACGGGGCAGAGCGACGACCAGCCCAAGAGGATCAAGAAGAGCAAGATGATCGCCAAGGCCTTCTCCAAGCGCAAGGAGCTGCTGCGCGACCCGGGCCAGGAGCTGTCCTTCAGCATGCACACCGTGTCCCACGACGCCCCGTGGGTAC CCGGCTTGGCGTTCAACATCAACGAGCCGTCGGCCGACGTGTCCTCGGCCTGGGCCCAGCACGTCACCAAGATGGTGGCCAGGAGAGGGGCCATCCTGCCCCAGGACATCTCCGTGACACCCGTGGCGACGCCTG tgccaccagagGAGAGGGCCAACCTGTGGGTGGTGGAGGCCGACGTGTCCCCGGAGCTGCAGAAGCGCAGCGGCCGCAAGAAGAAGcggaggaagaagaagaaggaggtgACCCCAGACCCCGAGCGCTGCCCGGGGCGCTCCACCGTCCCCAGCACCGTCCCTCGCCTGCCCCGcctgcccccccagccctgcctggtgGCTTTTGCCCCCGATGTCCTGCCCGATGCCACC TCCCCGGGGGCCGTGGGACGGGCGCGCGGCCGCAGGGCCGACGTCCTGCACGTGATCAGCAACCCCTTCTGCCCCGAGAGCGGCGCCGCCGACCCCGAGAGCCCCGGCGCCGGGCGCTGGCACCGCAACGGGGGCCCCCTGTggcccccccagcccggccccctGCCCCGCCCCGGGGCCAGCAGGACTCAGGGCtgccgggcagggctggcccccATCCACTCTCGGACCAACCTGGTGGACgcggagctgctggagcccgATTCGGACTTCTGA
- the LOC128788817 gene encoding smoothened homolog, which produces MWPGRGGRRWALALALALALGGRCPAAHNASAGPPRCRRPAPCERLRFGACLGSALPYAATSTLLATDSASQEEAHGKLLLWSGLRNAPRCWDVIQPLLCAVYMPKCEDGQVELPSQTLCQATRAPCTIVERERGWPDFLKCTTDRFPEGCPNEVQNIKFNSSGQCEAPLVRTDNPKSWYEDVEGCGIQCQNPLFTEKEHREMHVYIAAFSSVTIFCTFFTLATFVADWRNSNRYPAVILFYVNACFFVGSIGWLAQFMDGARDEIVCRADGTMRLGEPTSNETLSCVIIFVIVYYSLMSGVIWFVMLTYAWHTSFKALGTTYQPLLGKTSYFHLITWSIPFVLTVAILAVAQVDGDSVSGICFVGYKNYRYRAGFVLAPIGLVLIVGGYFLIRGVMTLFSIKSNHPGLLSEKAASKINETMLRLGIFGFLAFGFVFITFGCHFYDFFNQAEWERSFREYVLCEANVTIATQTNKPIPECEIKNRPSLLVEKINLFAMFGTGVSMSTWVWTKATLLIWKRTWCRLTGQSDDQPKRIKKSKMIAKAFSKRKELLRDPGQELSFSMHTVSHDGPVAGLAFNINEPSADVSSAWAQHVTKMVARRGAILPQDISVTPVATPVPPEERANLWVVEADVSPELQKRSGRKKKRRKKKKEVTPDPERCPGRSTVPSTVPRLPRLPPQPCLVAFAPDVLPDATFPGGPWDGRGRRADVLHVISNPFCPESGAADPESPGAGRWHRNGGPLWPPQPGPLPRPGASRTQGCRAGLAPIHSRTNLVDAELLEPDSDF; this is translated from the exons ATGTGGCCGGGCCGCGGCGGGAGGCGCTGGGCGCTGGCGCTGGCCCTGGCGCTGGCCCTGGGCGGCCGCTGCCCCGCCGCCCACAACGCCTCGGCCGGGcccccgcgctgccgccgccccgcgccctgCGAGCGGCTCCGCTTCGGCGCCTGCCTGGGCTCCGCGCTGCCCTACGCCGCCACCTCCACGCTGCTGGCCACCGACTCCGCCTCGCAGGAGGAGGCGCAcgggaagctgctgctctggtccG GCCTGCGCAACGCCCCGCGCTGCTGGGACGTcatccagcccctgctctgcgCCGTCTACATGCCCAAGTGTGAGGATGGGCAGGTGGAGCTGCCCAGCCAGACCCTGTGCCAGGCCACCCGGGCACCCTGCACCATCGTGGAGCGCGAGCGCGGCTGGCCCGACTTCCTCAAGTGCACCACCGACCGCTTCCCCGAGGGCTGCCCG AACGAGGTGCAGAACATCAAGTTCAACAGCTCGGGGCAGTGCGAGGCGCCGCTGGTGAGGACGGACAACCCCAAGAGCTGGTACGAGGACGTGGAGGGCTGCGGCATCCAGTGCCAGAACCCGCTGTTCACCGAGAAGGAGCACCGCGAGATGCACGTCTACATCGCCGCCTTCAGCTCCGTCACCATCTTCTGCACCTTCTTCACCCTG GCCACGTTTGTCGCTGACTGGAGGAACTCCAACCGCTACCCCGCCGTCATCCTGTTCTACGTCAACGCCTGCTTCTTCGTGGGCAGCATTGGCTGGCTGGCACAGTTCATGGACGGCGCCCGCGACGAGATCGTGTGCCGGGCCGACGGCACCATGCGGCTGGGCGAGCCCAC CTCCAACGAGACGCTGTCCTGCGTCATCATCTTCGTCATCGTGTACTACTCGCTGATGTCGGGTGTCATCTGGTTTGTCATGCTCACCTACGCCTGGCACACGTCCTTCAAGGCCCTGGGCACCACCTACCAGCCGCTGCTGGGCAAGACCTCCTACTTCCACCTCATCACCTGGTCCATCCCCTTCGTGCTCACCGTGGCCATCCTGGCCGTGGCGCAG GTGGACGGTGACTCCGTCAGTGGCATCTGCTTCGTGGGCTACAAGAACTACCGCTACCGAGCCGGCTTCGTGCTGGCCCCCATCGGGCTCGTGCTCATCGTGGGGGGCTATTTCCTCATCCGGG GGGTCATGACGCTCTTCTCCATCAAGAGCAACCACCCCGGGCTGCTGAGCGAGAAGGCGGCCAGCAAGATCAACGAGACCATGCTGCGCCTGG GCATTTTTGGCTTCTTGGCCTTCGGCTTCGTCTTCATCACCTTTGGCTGCCACTTCTATGACTTCTTCAACCAGGCCGAGTGGGAGCGCAGCTTCCGGGAATACGTCCT GTGTGAGGCCAACGTGACCATCGCCACGCAGACCAACAAGCCCATCCCGGAGTGCGAGATCAAGAACCGGCCGAGCCTCCTGGTGGAGAAGATCAACCTCTTCGCCATGTTCGGCACCGGCGTCTCCATGAGCACCTGGGTCTGGACCAAGGCCACCCTGCTCATCTGGAAGCGCACCTGGTGCAG GCTGACGGGGCAGAGCGACGACCAGCCCAAGAGGATCAAGAAGAGCAAGATGATCGCCAAGGCCTTCTCCAAGCGCAAGGAGCTGCTGCGCGACCCGGGCCAGGAGCTGTCCTTCAGCATGCACACCGTGTCCCACGACGGCCCCGTGG CCGGCTTGGCGTTCAACATCAACGAGCCGTCGGCCGACGTGTCCTCGGCCTGGGCCCAGCACGTCACCAAGATGGTGGCCAGGAGAGGGGCCATCCTGCCCCAGGACATCTCCGTGACACCCGTGGCGACGCCTG tgccaccagagGAGAGGGCCAACCTGTGGGTGGTGGAGGCCGACGTGTCCCCGGAGCTGCAGAAGCGCAGCGGCCGCAAGAAGAAGcggaggaagaagaagaaggaggtgACCCCAGACCCCGAGCGCTGCCCGGGGCGCTCCACCGTCCCCAGCACCGTCCCTCGCCTGCCCCGcctgcccccccagccctgcctggtgGCTTTTGCCCCCGATGTCCTGCCCGATGCCACCTTCCCCGGGGGGCCGTGGGACGGGCGCGGCCGCAGGGCCGACGTCCTGCACGTGATCAGCAACCCCTTCTGCCCCGAGAGCGGCGCCGCCGACCCCGAGAGCCCCGGCGCCGGGCGCTGGCACCGCAACGGGGGCCCCCTGTggcccccccagcccggccccctGCCCCGCCCCGGGGCCAGCAGGACTCAGGGCtgccgggcagggctggcccccATCCACTCTCGGACCAACCTGGTGGACgcggagctgctggagcccgATTCGGACTTCTGA
- the TSPAN33 gene encoding tetraspanin-33: MARRAAVAAGPLGDDFSFVSPVAKYVLFFFNLLFWVISMVMVAVGVYARLLKHAEAAMACLAVDPAILLVTVGVLTFLITFCGCVGSLRENICLLQTFSVCLTVIFLLQLAAGVLGFVFSDEARGKVSEIINGAIVHYRDDLDLQNLIDFGQKEFSCCGGVSYKDWSQNMYFNCTASNPSRERCSVPFSCCLHDAEQAVINTMCGHGMQARGYLEASAFIHTNGCIDKLVNWTHSNLFLLGGITLGLALPQLVGIVLARLLINQIRDQIKLQLYNQQHRADPWS, translated from the exons ATGGCGAGGCGAGCGGCGGTCGCCGCCGGGCCACTCGGGGACGATTTCTCCTTCGTGAGCCCGGTGGCCAAGTACGTGCTCTTCTTCTTCAACCTGCTCTTCTGG GTGATCTCCATGGTGATGGTGGCCGTGGGGGTGTACGCCCGGCTGCTGAAGCACGCAG AGGCGGCCATGGCGTGCCTGGCGGTGGACCCTGCCATCCTCCTCGTCACAGTGGGCGTCCTCACCTTCCTCATCACCTTCTGCGGCTGCGTCGGCTCCCTGCGGGAGAACATCTGCCTGCTGCAGACG TTCTCCGTCTGCCTGACCGTcatcttcctcctgcagctggcgGCCGGCGTGCTGGGCTTCGTGTTCTCTGATGAG GCCCGCGGGAAGGTCAGCGAGATCATCAACGGGGCCATCGTGCATTACCGGGATGACCTGGACCTGCAGAACCTCATCGATTTCGGGCAGAAGGAG TTCAGCTGCTGCGGGGGTGTCTCCTACAAGGACTGGTCCCAGAACATGTACTTCAACTGCACGGCCTCCAACCCCAGCCGCGAGCGCTGCTCCgtgcccttctcctgctgcctgcacgACGCCGAGCAG gCCGTCATCAACACCATGTGTGGCCACGGGATGCAGGCCAGGGGCTACCTGGAGGCCAGCGCCTTCATCCACACCAACGGCTGCATCGACAAGCTGGTCAACTGGACCCACAGCAACCTCTTCCTGCTGGGGGGCATCACcctggggctggccctgccccag ctGGTGGGCATCGTCCTGGCGCGGCTCCTCATCAACCAGATCCGCGACCAGATCAAGCTGCAGCTCTACAACCAGCAGCACCGGGCAGACCCCTGGTCCtga